The genome window GTGGCCGGGCAGCCGGTGGTGGTGGTGGGGTACCCGGCGGGCCTGGAGGCCATCCTGGCCAAGGCGGACAGCGCGGTGGTCAAGGACATCCTGGCCGCGGGCACCAGCTCGGAGCGGGTCACGGAGGCTCTCGCGCGCAAGGGTCTCATCCGTCCTTCCACGACCCAGGGTCACATCGGGGACATCACCCAGACGGACATCGTCTTCGATGCCCCCACCACCCAGGGGGGCAGCGGGGGCCCCGTGCTCAACAAGAGCGGGGAGGTGATCGCGGTGGAATACGCGGTCCTCACCAAGTTCGGCGGCAATTCCTTTGGCGTTCCCATCGGATACTCCCTGGAGCTGCTCCGACCCCCAAAGGGGAAGGCGGGCGGACGGTGATGCCGGCTCCGCCCTACCCCCGCCGAGCATGACCTTTTCGCGACGGGACCTCGGGTGGGCCGCCCTCCTGGCCCTTCTCGCCGCCGCCTTCCGCCTGCCCGGGCTCGGCTATCCCCCGGAGACCTACTTCGACGAGGTCTACCATGCGAAGGCCGCGGCCCAGTACCTAGCGGGAGAGGCTCCCACGGAATGGGTTCATCCCCCCACGGCCAAGCTCCTGATCGCGGTCCCCGTGTGGCTCTTCGGGTACAAGCCTTGGGCCTGGCGGCTGGCTCCCGCCCTCGCCGGTATCCTTCTCGCTCCCACCTTCTTTCTCTTCGCCCGCCGCCTCCTGGCTACGGAGCGCGCCGCGCTCCTGGCCTCCGTCCTGCTGCTCTCGGACGGGGTCTACCTGGTCCAGAGCCGCATCGCCATGACCAACATCTTCGCCGTCCTCTTCCAGGTGGCGGCCGCCCTCCTGATCCTGGACTCCGTCCTCGGCGAGCGTCTGCCGGGGTGGAAAATGATCGGGGCCGGGCTCCTCCTTGGCCTCGCCCTCTCCACGCGCTGGACGAGCCTTTGGGCGGCGGCCTTTCTGGGCCTCGTGGTCCTGGTGGTGCGGGGCCGCCGGATCTTCCGCTTGCGGGAGCTGCTGCTCACGGCCGTGGCCTTCGTGGTCCTGCCCGTCGTCATCTATATCCTGAGCTACTTGCCGCTGCAGATCCTGCGACCCGGCCTGGAGCCTTGGCACCACCACCTTTCGGAGTTGTGGGACCTCCAGCTGGAGGTCTGGCGGTACCACGCAAACCTGAACGCCACCCATCCCTACTTCAGCAAGTGGTGGACCTGGCCCTGGCTCTATCGGCCGACCTGGTACTTCTACCAGCCGGTGGGGGACAGGGTGCGCGGGATCATGGCCATCGGGAACCCCGCGCTCTGGTGGGTGTCGGTTCCGGTCACCCTTTATTCCCTCCTGACCGGGCTCAAGGCCCGGGACCCCCGGCGGCTCTTCGCGGCCGCCGGCTTCGCCCTGCTCTACCTTCCCTGGGGCATCTCGCCCCGCACCCTCAACTACAGCCACTACCTCTTCGAGGCCATCCCCTATGCCTGCTTGAGCCTGGGCATGCTGCTCGACGGGTGGTGGGACGGACGGGCCGGCCCCTTGGCGCGCGGCTATCTCGCGGTCGTGGTCCTCCTCTTCTTCTTCTTTCTGCCCTTCCTGACCGCCCTGCCCGTCCCCTCCACCTGGTACTTCGGCCAGACACCCCTCCATCTCCGCCTCTGGACGTGGTTCCCGAGCTGGGTCTAAAGCCCCCTCCCCGATCCTCCGCGCGCGCAGCCCGTCCTCGCCGGGGCCCGAAACTCGGGTGCTATACTGCCCGGGAAGGGAGCGGCGATGGCTTTGATCAGTGAAGAGGTGGCGGCACAGCTCAAGGAAGAGTTCGCAAAGCTCGTCCACCCCGTGCGTCTGGCCGTTTTCTCCCAGGCCCTGGCCGATCCCGAGTCGGATCAGGTGCGTCGGCTGATCGAGGAGCTGGGCGCTCTCGACCCCCGCCTCAAGGCCGAGTCCTACAACTCCGTCCTCGACGCGGAAAAGGTGAAGGCCCTCGGGATCGCCCGCATCCCGGCCGTGGCCATCCTGGGAGAGAACAAGGACTACGGCATCCGCTTCTACGGCCTCCCCTCCGGCTATGAGTTCGGGTCCCTCATCGAGGCCATCCTCGACGTCTCCAGCGGGCAGAGCGGCCTCGGGGAGGAGACCCGGGCTGGCCTGGCCGCCCTGGCGCACCCCGTCCACATCCAGGTCTTCTCGACGCCGACCTGACCGCATTGCCCCCGGGCCGTGCGCCTGGCTTTCCAGTTTGCGCTCGAGAGCGACAAGATCACCGCGGACGGAGTGGAGGTGACGGGGTACCCGGAGCTGGCGCGGAAGTACCGCGTCTCCTCGGTTCCCAAGACCGTCTTGGGGGACAGCGTGGAGTTCGTGGGGTCGGGGCCGGAGTCCATGCTGCTGAAGCACGTCCAGGACGCGGCGGCCCAGGTCCCCGGCGTCACGACCTGACCGCCTGCTCCCGAAGCGCCCGCGCGGGCTCCCCAAACTCTAAGGGCAGGGCGGCTGCTCGCTCGTGGAAGAGCGGTCCAGCGCCTCCATCGCCCCGGAGAGGCCCAGTCGATAGACCCGCACGGTGCCGCCAAAGGGCGGGGGAAGCGGTGTCCTCCGAACCTCCGTCAACTGGATCCCGGGAAGGTCCGGGAAGCGTCGAAGGAATTCCCGGAAGGGCTGCATCACGCTGTAGTCCCCGTTCCAGGAGAGGACCCACTTGGGCTGCAGGAACGTCAGCCCCATCGCCCAGCAGAGGGGTCGGGCGTCCACCCGCGTGAGCGTCTCCGCTCCCCAGACCTCACGCACGCCCGCCCGGAAGGCCGGGCTCCAGCGTCCCTGGAAGTATTGCCCGGGCGCGGGGTAGCCGATGACATCGAACCTCCGCTGCAGATGGAAGGCGAAGGGCACGGGGACGTACACCCGATCGCCCGGGTGGGCGCCGGACACAAGGAGCGCGTCCAGGAGCGCTCCCTGCAGCTGTGCGTAAGGCAAGTCCTGGCCGCGGAGCCCGGCGAGAAATCGGCTCCCGCCGGCCACGCTCAAGGAAAGAAAGACCCCCAGGCCCGCGACCCGCAAGGCGGTTGTCCAGTAGGGCTTTCTCGAGAGCTCGCCCAGGCGCGCCGTGATCGCCTCGGCCAGAAAGGCCAGGGCCAGGTAGAGCGTCGCCTGGTAGATCGCCCGGTACGAGAGCACGAAGTGCTTCAGAAACAGGAAGTGCACGACCACAAACAGGCAGTAGGTCCCCGCGAAGAAGCGCGCGGCCCGCGAAAACGGGAGGGGCGCGACCGCGGGCAGGGCCAGGCAGGCCGCCAAGGCCAACCAGATCCCCGGATGCCCGACATGGGTCTGAACAAAATCAGCGGTCAGACTCGCCAGCTCCCTCCACTCTCCGTGCAGAGGGAGCGCGAGCACGCGCAGCAGAGTCACGTTTCCTTGGGCCTGGGCCAGCTGGCCCCGGATGTTGGCCAGGCTGTCGGTCAGGATGAAATAGCCGTAGAGGAGGGGGATGGCGGCGTAGGGTGCGAGCCCGGCCGCGATCGCGCGCGGGGAGGCCTCCCGGACCAGGGGCACCGCGAACACCAGGAGGAGCGCGGCCGCGAAGAACAGCACCGAGGTGTGCGAGAGCATCCCGGCCGTGAACGCCGCGCCCATCCCGAAGAGCACGAGCGGGCGGCGACAGCCTTCCCCCTGCCAGGCCCAGAGGCCGAGCACGCCCATGAGCAGGCAAAAGCCCGCCGTCATCTCCGGACGCCCGTGGCGCGCGGCTTCGATCATCCGTTCGTCGCGGGTGAGCGCGTAGAGGAAAACGCCCAGGCCCAGCAGCGCCCCGCGGCGCACGAGGAAGAAGGCGCCGCCCGCGGCCAGCAGGGCAAAATGAAGCGTGTTGGCAAGCGGAATTGAGGAGGGGCCGTCACCAAAGATCCGAATCAGGACCGCATGGACGGTGGCGTAGTAGTAGACGGTGAGGTTGTAGGTGCGATTCTGGGCGTTGAGGCCGGGGCCGAGAAGGGGCGAGCCGAAGGTGCCGCGCTCGGCGAGACTGAAGGAGGGGTAGGTGTATTCGTAGTCGTCGTGGGCGAACGTGGGCGCGATGCCTAGCCGGAACGAGTAGACACCGAAGACGGTCAAGCCGACGGCCAGGGCTACGGCCCCAGAGAGGGCCTTCATTCCCTTCGTCGATACCCCGAGCGGCGTCCCCCGGTCCGCCCCCGGAGCGCCCAAGCTTCCCGGGAGGGCCACGCCCTACTTGAACAACTTCTTCAAGCTGGTGAGGGCGGAGTCCTTGGGAGACAAGGACTCGAGCTCCTCGCGGGCCATTGCGTGCCGGGGGTTCAGGCGCACCGCCGTCCGCATCTCCGCCACCGCGCGGCTCCGCTGCTTCATGGCTTTGTAGTAGAGGCCGAACTGGT of Vicinamibacteria bacterium contains these proteins:
- a CDS encoding phospholipid carrier-dependent glycosyltransferase, with the translated sequence MTFSRRDLGWAALLALLAAAFRLPGLGYPPETYFDEVYHAKAAAQYLAGEAPTEWVHPPTAKLLIAVPVWLFGYKPWAWRLAPALAGILLAPTFFLFARRLLATERAALLASVLLLSDGVYLVQSRIAMTNIFAVLFQVAAALLILDSVLGERLPGWKMIGAGLLLGLALSTRWTSLWAAAFLGLVVLVVRGRRIFRLRELLLTAVAFVVLPVVIYILSYLPLQILRPGLEPWHHHLSELWDLQLEVWRYHANLNATHPYFSKWWTWPWLYRPTWYFYQPVGDRVRGIMAIGNPALWWVSVPVTLYSLLTGLKARDPRRLFAAAGFALLYLPWGISPRTLNYSHYLFEAIPYACLSLGMLLDGWWDGRAGPLARGYLAVVVLLFFFFLPFLTALPVPSTWYFGQTPLHLRLWTWFPSWV